A stretch of the Lolium perenne isolate Kyuss_39 chromosome 3, Kyuss_2.0, whole genome shotgun sequence genome encodes the following:
- the LOC127344034 gene encoding sphingosine kinase 2 gives MEDHHSAATKVSVNGAPAEATLSTGAGGVGGSELRWRYCAGAAAERSLSLEADVLGVEANGKEVVVRAFVADGKAGGKRRRRRDYVFEMADGEGAAAAWGDKLRACLDSFGRTKRLFVLVNPFGGKRCASKIYEAEIKPMLKAAGVDVTMQETQYGGHARELATSLDLARYDGIVCVSGDGVLVEVVNGILQRTDWEEAIKMPIGIVPAGTGNGMAKSLLHAANQTCSISDALFAIIRGHKQALDVCTLVQGQKKIFSVLSITWGLVADIDIESEKYRWMGSARFDFYALVRIMNLRRYYGTIHFVPAPGYEAYGEPAKQVESSIVERLEQNGEPQVCSYQGPSAELQGSDWRSIDGPFVAVCLNNVPWATESVMAAPEAKFSDGYMDAVIIRDCPKADLLALMLKMSDGSYVKSTYVTYLKVRSFRLSPGQLVENPKRGGIIDVDGEVIARGEGTYGRNQHQDLIAYGPSVQMTLHQGLATVYCPK, from the exons ATGGAAGACCACCATAGCGCCGCCACGAAGGTCAGCGTAAACGGCGCGCCGGCCGAGGCGACGCTCTCCACTGGTGCCGGCGGCGTCGGCGGCTCCGAGCTCCGGTGGCGCTACTGCGCTGGCGCCGCGGCGGAGAGGAGCCTCTCGCTGGAGGCCGACGTGCTTGGCGTCGAGGCGAACGGGAAGGAGGTCGTAGTCAGGGCCTTCGTGGCGGACGGCAAGGCGGGAGGGAAGAGGCGCCGGAGGAGGGACTACGTGTTCGAGATGGCCGACGGCGAAGGCGCGGCCGCGGCGTGGGGCGACAAGCTGCGAGCCTGCTTGGACTCGTTCG GCCGGACGAAGAGACTGTTCGTCTTGGTCAACCCTTTCGGCGGCAAGAGATGCGCGAGCAAGATCTACGAGGCAGAGATCAAGCCCATGCTGAAAGCTGCCGGTGTCGATGTCACAATGCAAG AGACTCAGTACGGGGGGCATGCCCGGGAGTTGGCCACTTCTCTTGACCTTGCGAGATACGACGGGATCGTCTGCGTTAGTGGTGACGGCGTCCTCGTGGAG GTAGTGAACGGAATTCTGCAGCGAACGGACTGGGAGGAAGCAATAAAAATGCCAATTGGGATAGTTCCAGCTG GTACAGGGAATGGCATGGCTAAATCACTTCTGCATGCTGCAAACCAGACATGCTCAATTTCAGACGCTTTATTCGCCATTATCAGAGGCCATAAGCAGGCCTTGGATGTCTGCACCTTAGTGCAAGGGCAGAAGAAAATTTTCAGTGTGCTGTCAATTACGTGGG GTTTGGTGGCAGATATAGACATCGAGTCCGAGAAATACAGGTGGATGGGGAGCGCGCGCTTCGACTTTTAT GCTCTGGTTCGCATAATGAATCTGCGCCGATACTACGGAACCATCCATTTCGTGCCTGCCCCGGGCTATGAGGCGTACGGGGAGCCTGCCAAGCAAGTCGAGAGTTCCATTGTGGAACGTCTGGAGCAGAATGGGGAACCTCAGGTGTGTTCTTATCAAGGTCCTTCAGCTGAGTTACAAGGTTCAGACTGGAGATCCATTGATGGCCCGTTTGTGGCCGTGTGCCTCAACAACGTGCCATGGGCTACTGAGAGTGTCATGGCAGCTCCTGAAGCCAAG TTCTCAGATGGATATATGGACGCAGTCATAATCAGAGATTGTCCAAAGGCTGATCTTTTAGCTCTGATGCTAAAGATGAGCGATGGGAGCTATGTGAAGTCGACATATGTTACATATCTCAAG GTGAGATCTTTTCGGTTATCACCAGGACAGCTTGTGGAGAATCCCAAGAGGGGTGGCATCATAGACGTGGATGGCGAGGTGATTGCCAGAGGAGAAGGAACCTATGGCAGAAACCAGCATCAAGATTTGATCGCGTATGGTCCTTCTGTTCAAATGACACTGCACCAGGGCTTGGCCACTGTATATTGTCCCAAATGA